CAGCAGTTTTGACGGTGTTTGTCCAGTATCTTAAGACCATGCGTGCTGTTCAAGCAAGCTATTGGCTGGAGCCTGCAGGCTCTCATGGTGTCTGGGGTCTCGATGACTACCACTTCCTACCCTTCATGTTTGGATCTGCCCAGCTTGCATGCCACAAGTACCTGCGGCCGTTATCCATCCACGACATGGAGATGTTGGATATGTGGAAGCATGAGTATCTGTACATGGGTTGCATCCACTTCATCAACAGTGTCAAGACCACTGCTTCTCTGAGATGGCATTCCCCCATGCTGGATGACATCTCCGGAGTCAAGACCTGGGCCAAGGTGAACCAGGGTATGGTTAAGATGTACGACGCTGAGGTTCTGAGCAAGCTCCCCATTCTCCAGCATTTCATGTTCGGTCAGCTGATCAAGGCTCCTGAGGGGGtgtcacctcctcctgaTCCCAATGCTGAAGTGCAGCACATTCACAACCATTGGGCTGACTGTTGTGGAATCAAGGTGCCCAGTGCCATTGCAGCCTCTGAGATGAGCCAGAAACCTGGAGATCTGCGCAAACTGCGTGGTTCCGGTGTTTTG
This genomic interval from Yarrowia lipolytica chromosome 1E, complete sequence contains the following:
- a CDS encoding uncharacterized protein (Compare to YALI0E04642g, similar to uniprot|Q12461 Saccharomyces cerevisiae YPL152w RRD2), which translates into the protein MSHSHPVRRILSPKDLEIFGASDTKKQVFGFVKVLNYYVVGKGNSYETLKHPIIGKLVAILDKVIDLVAKYPPEDATSSRFGKPEFRDFHQALEENAKDWISDLGELEDWQLVELCTYFAASFGDRTRIDFGSGHELNFICFLFCLRQLGLLDVPEYNPEVHDPTGEAKNAKCVEDETDSSAAVLTVFVQYLKTMRAVQASYWLEPAGSHGVWGLDDYHFLPFMFGSAQLACHKYLRPLSIHDMEMLDMWKHEYLYMGCIHFINSVKTTASLRWHSPMLDDISGVKTWAKVNQGMVKMYDAEVLSKLPILQHFMFGQLIKAPEGVSPPPDPNAEVQHIHNHWADCCGIKVPSAIAASEMSQKPGDLRKLRGSGVLPFD